One Rhinoraja longicauda isolate Sanriku21f chromosome 21, sRhiLon1.1, whole genome shotgun sequence genomic region harbors:
- the LOC144604240 gene encoding cytochrome c oxidase subunit 6B1-like translates to MADTIQDKLKKYTTAPFDARFPNQNQTRNCFQNYLDFHRCNKALTAKGVDTAPCEWYHRVSKSICPNSWIKKWDDQLEQGTFPGRI, encoded by the exons ATGGCAGACACAATCCAGGACAAACTGAAGAAGTACACAACTGCCCCTTTCGATGCTAGGTTTCCCAATCAAAACCAAACGAGGAACTGCTTCCAAAATTATCTGG ACTTCCATCGTTGTAATAAAGCACTGACTGCAAAAGGTGTTGATACCGCTCCCTGCGAATGGTATCACAGGGTGTCCAAGTCAATCTGCCCAAATTCATGG ATAAAGAAATGGGATGATCAATTGGAGCAAGGCACATTCCCTGGAAGAATCTAA